The Streptomyces cynarae genome contains a region encoding:
- a CDS encoding thiamine ABC transporter substrate-binding protein, producing MVTLSACGSSGSASGNGSGDSKTVTLVSHDSWAASKSVIAAFEKESGYTVKVLKDGDAGQAVNKAILTKDNPQGDVFFGVDNTLLSRALDNGLFQPYEAKGLDQVGTPYQLDAGKHRVTPIDYGDICVNYDKKYFADHKLTPPASFDDLVKPEYKNLLVTENASTSSPGLGFLLGTAAKYGDGGWPDYWKKLKANGVKVVDGWEQAYNQEFSGSAGGKKAKGDRPLVVSYASSPPAEVVYADPRPKTAPTGVATGTCFRQIEFAGLLSNAHNTKGGKAFLDFLISRRFQEDMPLNMFVYPVVGGAKVPAEFTAYGPAAKDPETMTPTKIAANRDQWVKSWTSLVLK from the coding sequence ATGGTCACGCTGTCCGCGTGCGGGTCGTCCGGTTCCGCAAGCGGGAACGGCAGCGGCGACTCAAAGACCGTGACCCTCGTCAGCCATGACTCGTGGGCCGCCTCCAAGAGCGTCATCGCGGCGTTCGAGAAGGAGTCCGGCTACACCGTCAAGGTCCTCAAGGACGGCGACGCGGGCCAGGCCGTCAACAAGGCGATCCTCACCAAGGACAACCCGCAGGGCGACGTCTTCTTCGGCGTCGACAACACACTGCTGTCCAGGGCGCTGGACAACGGCCTCTTCCAGCCGTACGAGGCCAAGGGCCTCGACCAGGTCGGCACCCCGTACCAGCTGGACGCCGGCAAGCACCGGGTCACGCCCATCGACTACGGCGACATCTGCGTCAACTACGACAAGAAGTACTTCGCCGACCACAAGCTGACCCCGCCGGCGTCCTTCGACGACCTCGTCAAGCCCGAGTACAAGAACCTCCTCGTCACCGAGAACGCCTCCACGTCCTCGCCCGGCCTCGGTTTCCTGCTCGGCACCGCCGCGAAGTACGGCGACGGAGGATGGCCGGACTACTGGAAGAAGCTCAAGGCCAACGGCGTGAAGGTGGTCGACGGCTGGGAGCAGGCCTACAACCAGGAGTTCTCCGGCTCCGCCGGCGGCAAGAAGGCCAAGGGCGACCGGCCGCTCGTCGTCTCCTACGCCTCCTCGCCGCCCGCCGAGGTCGTCTACGCCGACCCCCGGCCCAAGACCGCGCCGACCGGTGTCGCCACCGGCACCTGCTTCCGCCAGATCGAGTTCGCCGGTCTGCTGAGCAACGCGCACAACACCAAGGGCGGCAAGGCGTTCCTCGACTTCCTGATCAGCAGGAGGTTCCAGGAGGACATGCCGCTCAACATGTTCGTCTACCCGGTGGTCGGGGGAGCGAAGGTGCCCGCGGAGTTCACCGCGTACGGGCCCGCGGCCAAGGACCCCGAGACCATGACCCCGACGAAGATCGCCGCCAACCGTGACCAGTGGGTCAAGTCGTGGACGTCGCTCGTACTGAAGTGA
- the rlmN gene encoding 23S rRNA (adenine(2503)-C(2))-methyltransferase RlmN yields the protein MPKPGELTFVAPRGAKTPPRHLADLSPAERKEAVAAIGEKPFRAKQLSQHYFARFAHDPEQWTDIPAPSRGKLQEALLPELMTVVRHLATDQGTTRKTLWRLFDGTLVESVLMRYPDRVTMCISSQAGCGMNCPFCATGQAGLDRNLSTAEIVHQIVDGMRALRDGEIPGGPARLSNIVFMGMGEPLANYKRVVGAVRALTDPAPDGLGLSQRGITVSTVGLVPAIHRFADEGFKCRLAISLHAPDDELRDTLVPVNTRWKVREVLDAGFEYVEKSGRRLSIEYALIRDINDQAWRGDLLGRLLKGKPVHVNLIPLNPTPGSKWTASRPEDEKAFVEAIAAHGVPVTIRDTRGQEIDGACGQLAATER from the coding sequence ATGCCTAAGCCCGGAGAACTCACTTTCGTCGCGCCGCGCGGAGCCAAGACGCCGCCGCGGCATCTCGCTGATCTCTCGCCCGCCGAGCGCAAGGAGGCGGTCGCCGCGATCGGCGAGAAGCCGTTTCGCGCCAAGCAGCTCTCGCAGCACTACTTCGCGCGGTTCGCGCACGACCCGGAGCAGTGGACCGACATCCCCGCGCCCTCCCGCGGCAAGCTCCAGGAGGCGCTGCTCCCGGAGCTGATGACGGTCGTCCGGCATCTGGCGACGGACCAGGGCACCACCCGCAAGACGCTGTGGCGGCTGTTCGACGGCACGCTCGTCGAGTCCGTGCTGATGCGCTACCCGGACCGGGTCACCATGTGCATCAGCTCGCAGGCGGGCTGCGGCATGAACTGCCCGTTCTGCGCCACCGGCCAGGCGGGCCTGGACCGCAACCTGTCCACCGCCGAGATCGTGCACCAGATCGTGGACGGCATGCGGGCGCTGCGCGACGGCGAGATCCCCGGCGGCCCGGCGCGGCTGTCCAACATCGTCTTCATGGGGATGGGCGAGCCACTCGCGAACTACAAGCGGGTCGTCGGCGCCGTCCGCGCCCTCACCGACCCCGCGCCGGACGGGCTGGGCCTCTCGCAGCGCGGCATCACCGTCTCAACCGTCGGACTGGTGCCGGCCATCCACCGGTTCGCCGACGAGGGCTTCAAGTGCCGTCTCGCCATCTCCCTGCACGCCCCGGACGACGAGCTGCGCGACACCCTCGTCCCCGTCAACACGCGGTGGAAGGTGCGCGAGGTCCTCGACGCCGGATTCGAATACGTCGAGAAGTCCGGACGCCGGCTGTCCATCGAGTACGCCCTCATCCGGGACATCAACGACCAGGCGTGGCGCGGTGACCTGCTGGGCCGGCTGCTCAAGGGCAAGCCCGTGCACGTCAACCTGATCCCGCTGAACCCGACGCCCGGCTCCAAGTGGACCGCCTCCCGCCCCGAGGACGAGAAGGCGTTCGTCGAGGCGATCGCCGCCCACGGTGTGCCGGTGACGATCCGGGACACCCGGGGTCAGGAGATCGACGGGGCGTGCGGTCAGCTCGCCGCCACCGAGCGGTAG
- a CDS encoding SMI1/KNR4 family protein translates to MDTEHARPEDLAMLRAAFDTGEPLGWEAVRAFETEHGITLPEPYRTCVAEIADGCSFGPPDYGLVPLAELPDDWGDDRPVRELAKPFPLTEMWLWEEDDIPDDELGPTLDPVFDHGSIVLGTDGCGMYWHLIVAGPHRGHVWNICGEGAGPFGSEFGFTTGEPGFAGWVRHWVEGKPWSDAM, encoded by the coding sequence ATGGACACCGAGCACGCTCGCCCCGAAGACCTGGCCATGCTCCGGGCGGCCTTTGACACCGGGGAGCCCCTGGGCTGGGAGGCAGTCCGCGCCTTCGAGACGGAACACGGAATCACGTTGCCCGAGCCCTACCGGACCTGCGTCGCGGAGATAGCCGACGGCTGCAGCTTCGGCCCGCCCGACTACGGCCTGGTGCCGCTGGCCGAGCTACCCGATGACTGGGGCGACGACCGCCCGGTCCGTGAGCTGGCCAAGCCGTTCCCGCTCACGGAGATGTGGCTGTGGGAAGAGGACGATATACCGGACGACGAACTGGGTCCGACGCTGGATCCCGTCTTCGACCACGGGTCGATCGTGCTGGGCACTGACGGCTGCGGCATGTACTGGCACTTGATCGTCGCAGGCCCCCACCGTGGACACGTCTGGAACATCTGCGGCGAGGGTGCCGGACCGTTTGGGTCCGAGTTCGGTTTCACCACCGGCGAGCCCGGCTTCGCCGGCTGGGTCCGTCACTGGGTCGAGGGCAAGCCCTGGTCTGATGCAATGTGA
- a CDS encoding class I SAM-dependent methyltransferase: MDSIPANRRLWNQISSAYQREHDPQIGATPRLWGMYSIPDAHLNALGDVTGKRVLELGCGAGQWSRALAAEGATVVGLDLSEAQLAAASRAMGAASYPLVQGAAERLPFAADSFDLVFCDFGGLSWAPPHLAVPQAARVLRPGGRLVFNVASPWFEVCYDEAASRVTTTLQKEYFGLNTIAEDGDATSYQQTYGDWVRVLRGAGLVIDDLIEPRPEPGTPNGYNETDPPDWAHRWPAELLWVTHKP, translated from the coding sequence GTGGACAGCATCCCCGCCAACCGGCGGCTCTGGAACCAGATCAGCAGCGCCTACCAGCGCGAACACGACCCGCAGATCGGGGCCACCCCCCGGCTGTGGGGCATGTACTCCATCCCCGACGCGCACCTGAACGCCCTGGGCGACGTCACCGGCAAACGCGTCCTCGAACTGGGCTGCGGCGCCGGCCAGTGGTCCAGGGCGCTCGCCGCCGAGGGTGCCACTGTGGTGGGGCTCGACCTGTCCGAAGCGCAACTCGCCGCAGCGAGCCGCGCGATGGGAGCGGCCAGCTATCCGCTGGTGCAAGGCGCCGCCGAACGACTCCCCTTTGCTGCCGACAGCTTCGACCTGGTGTTCTGCGACTTCGGTGGGCTCAGCTGGGCACCCCCGCACCTGGCCGTCCCGCAGGCCGCGCGCGTCTTGCGCCCAGGCGGGCGCCTGGTGTTCAACGTCGCCAGCCCATGGTTCGAAGTCTGCTACGACGAAGCCGCCAGCCGCGTGACCACGACGCTGCAGAAGGAATACTTCGGGCTGAACACCATTGCCGAAGACGGCGACGCGACCAGCTATCAGCAAACCTACGGCGACTGGGTCAGGGTCCTGCGCGGCGCGGGACTCGTCATCGACGACCTCATCGAGCCGCGGCCCGAACCCGGAACACCCAACGGCTACAACGAAACCGACCCACCCGACTGGGCACACCGCTGGCCGGCGGAACTGCTCTGGGTAACCCACAAACCGTAA
- a CDS encoding ABC transporter permease has translation MDVARTEVTPRGRGNAARLGLMALPVAFFAVFFAYPVAAIVARGLKADGVWRLGRVMDVLAEPDMRHVLWFTTWQALVSTALTLLIALPGAYVFARYDFPGRHVLRAVVTVPFVLPTVVVGTAFLALVGRGGLLDDLWGVRLDTTVWAILLAHVFFNYAVVVRTVGGLWAQLDPRQEEAARVLGASRLTAWRTVTLPALAPAVAAAALMVFLFTFTSFGVVQILGGPTFSTLEVEIYRQTSEIFDLSTAAVLTIVQFAAVGAILGVHAWTVRRRESALKLVDPSRTARRPRGAAQWALLGAVLATVALLLVLPLAVLVQRSLDAPGFAYYKALTRSDDSTFLVPPVDAIVNSLQYAVAATLIAVLIGSLAAAALARRDAGRLVRGFDALLMLPLGVSAVTVGFGFLIALDEPPLDLRGSWILVPLAQALVGAPFVVRTMLPVLRAVDERLREAAAVLGASPWRVWREVDLPIVRRALLIAAGFAFAVSLGEFGATVFIARPDNPTLPVAVARLLARPGDLNYGQAMALSTILMVVCAVALGVLERLRTDRTGEF, from the coding sequence GTGGACGTCGCTCGTACTGAAGTGACCCCACGCGGGCGGGGGAACGCGGCGCGGCTCGGGCTGATGGCCCTGCCCGTCGCGTTCTTCGCGGTCTTCTTCGCCTACCCCGTCGCCGCGATCGTCGCACGCGGTCTGAAGGCGGACGGGGTCTGGCGGCTCGGGCGGGTCATGGACGTGCTCGCCGAGCCGGACATGCGGCACGTGCTGTGGTTCACCACCTGGCAGGCGCTCGTCTCCACCGCTCTGACCCTGCTGATCGCGCTGCCCGGCGCGTATGTCTTCGCGCGCTACGACTTCCCGGGCAGGCACGTGCTGCGTGCCGTCGTCACCGTCCCGTTCGTGCTGCCCACGGTCGTCGTCGGCACCGCCTTCCTGGCGCTGGTGGGTCGCGGCGGCCTCCTCGACGACCTGTGGGGCGTACGGCTCGACACCACCGTGTGGGCCATCCTGCTCGCCCACGTCTTCTTCAACTACGCCGTCGTCGTCCGCACGGTCGGCGGGCTGTGGGCGCAGCTCGACCCCCGCCAGGAGGAGGCCGCGCGCGTGCTCGGCGCCTCCCGGCTCACGGCCTGGCGGACGGTGACGCTGCCCGCGCTCGCACCGGCGGTGGCCGCCGCCGCGCTGATGGTGTTCCTGTTCACCTTCACCTCCTTCGGCGTCGTGCAGATCCTCGGCGGCCCCACCTTCTCCACCCTCGAGGTGGAGATCTACCGGCAGACCTCGGAGATCTTCGACCTGTCCACCGCCGCGGTGCTGACGATCGTCCAGTTCGCCGCGGTGGGCGCGATCCTCGGGGTGCACGCCTGGACGGTGCGCCGCCGGGAGAGCGCGCTGAAGCTGGTCGACCCGTCGCGCACGGCGCGCAGGCCGCGCGGCGCCGCACAGTGGGCGCTGCTCGGCGCGGTCCTCGCGACCGTCGCCCTCCTACTCGTCCTGCCGCTCGCCGTCCTCGTCCAGCGCTCGCTCGACGCGCCCGGCTTCGCCTACTACAAGGCGCTGACCCGCAGCGACGACAGCACCTTCCTCGTCCCGCCCGTCGACGCCATCGTGAACTCCCTCCAGTACGCCGTCGCGGCCACACTCATCGCGGTACTGATCGGTTCGCTCGCCGCCGCGGCCCTCGCCCGCAGGGACGCCGGCCGGCTCGTACGGGGCTTCGACGCGCTGCTGATGCTGCCGCTCGGCGTGTCCGCGGTGACCGTCGGGTTCGGCTTCCTCATCGCGCTCGACGAACCGCCGCTGGACCTGCGCGGCTCCTGGATCCTGGTGCCGCTCGCGCAGGCGCTGGTGGGCGCCCCCTTCGTCGTGCGCACCATGTTGCCCGTGCTGCGGGCCGTGGACGAACGGCTGCGGGAGGCGGCCGCCGTGCTCGGCGCGTCGCCGTGGCGGGTGTGGCGCGAGGTCGATCTGCCGATCGTGCGGCGGGCGTTGCTGATCGCGGCCGGGTTCGCGTTCGCCGTGTCGCTGGGCGAGTTCGGGGCGACCGTGTTCATCGCGCGGCCCGACAACCCGACGCTGCCGGTGGCCGTGGCGCGGCTGCTCGCCCGGCCCGGCGACCTCAACTACGGGCAGGCGATGGCCCTGTCGACGATTCTGATGGTGGTGTGCGCGGTGGCGCTGGGAGTGCTGGAGAGGCTGCGGACCGATCGGACGGGGGAGTTCTGA
- a CDS encoding ABC transporter ATP-binding protein, with protein MLTLQGATVRFDGRTALDGVDLEVAEQEIVCVLGPSGSGKSTLLRTVAGLQPLDAGRLFLDGRDLDGVPAHRREVGLMFQDHQLFPQRDVGGNVAFGLRMHNTARAEREARTAELLDLVGLPGAARRAVSELSGGEQQRVALARALAPRPRLLMLDEPLGQLDRSLRERLVVELRDLFGRLGTTVLAVTHDQGEAFALADRVVVMRDGRIAQSGTPLEVWQRPANEFVARFLGFDNVVEATVAGEAADTPWGKLPVPEGSPQGPGTLLVRPGGVRLTNPTEGLGCTVTARTFRGTHVAVRLRPEEAPALEAACPLRSAPEPGDEVGVVFDAAEIVVLGGASAT; from the coding sequence ATGCTCACGCTGCAAGGCGCGACCGTACGCTTCGACGGGCGCACCGCGCTCGACGGAGTGGACCTCGAGGTCGCCGAGCAGGAGATCGTGTGCGTGCTCGGGCCGAGCGGCAGCGGCAAGTCGACGCTGCTGCGGACGGTGGCCGGGCTGCAACCCCTCGACGCGGGGCGGCTTTTCCTCGACGGCCGTGACCTGGACGGGGTGCCCGCGCACCGGCGCGAGGTGGGCCTTATGTTCCAGGACCATCAGCTGTTCCCGCAGCGGGACGTCGGCGGGAACGTCGCCTTCGGACTGCGTATGCACAACACCGCGCGCGCCGAACGGGAGGCACGCACAGCGGAGTTGCTCGACCTGGTCGGACTTCCGGGGGCCGCGCGCAGGGCGGTGTCGGAGCTCTCCGGCGGCGAACAGCAGCGCGTCGCGCTCGCCCGCGCCCTCGCGCCCCGGCCGCGGCTGCTGATGCTGGACGAGCCGCTGGGCCAGCTCGACCGGTCCCTGCGCGAGCGGCTCGTCGTCGAACTGCGCGACCTGTTCGGCCGCTTGGGCACGACCGTGCTCGCCGTCACCCACGACCAGGGCGAGGCCTTCGCGCTCGCCGACCGGGTCGTGGTGATGCGCGACGGACGGATCGCCCAGTCGGGTACGCCGCTCGAGGTGTGGCAGCGGCCCGCGAACGAGTTCGTGGCGCGCTTCCTCGGCTTCGACAACGTGGTGGAGGCGACCGTCGCCGGCGAGGCCGCGGACACCCCGTGGGGCAAGCTGCCGGTCCCGGAAGGCTCCCCGCAGGGGCCCGGCACGCTGCTCGTGCGTCCCGGGGGCGTACGGCTGACGAACCCCACCGAGGGCCTGGGCTGCACCGTGACCGCCCGCACCTTCCGCGGCACCCACGTCGCCGTACGCCTGCGACCGGAGGAGGCCCCCGCACTGGAGGCGGCCTGCCCGCTGCGGTCGGCGCCGGAACCCGGGGACGAGGTCGGGGTCGTGTTCGACGCAGCGGAAATCGTGGTGCTCGGCG
- a CDS encoding DUF1254 domain-containing protein, producing MAKPADDLRTLSREAYVHLYPLVTMDVTREQCVSVPADVKPGFGPPNQFHHIREFPSADFRIVVRPNFDTLYSASWLDLTGGPVDVSIDDTGDRYFLMPMLDTWTDVFAVPGKRTTGTGTQSYTLIAPGEQVRVYAHLMPSSQERNRRAVDMILAQDH from the coding sequence ATGGCGAAGCCGGCTGATGACCTGCGGACGCTGAGTCGCGAGGCCTATGTCCATCTGTATCCGCTGGTGACGATGGACGTCACGCGTGAGCAGTGCGTAAGCGTTCCGGCGGATGTCAAACCCGGCTTCGGACCGCCGAACCAGTTCCACCACATCCGCGAATTCCCGTCCGCGGACTTCCGTATCGTGGTGCGCCCGAACTTCGACACACTGTATTCGGCGTCCTGGCTGGACCTGACCGGCGGACCGGTGGACGTGTCCATCGACGACACGGGAGACAGGTATTTCTTGATGCCGATGCTCGACACGTGGACCGATGTGTTCGCCGTGCCGGGCAAACGCACCACGGGTACCGGCACCCAGAGCTACACCCTTATTGCACCCGGTGAACAGGTGCGGGTGTACGCACACCTGATGCCGTCGAGCCAGGAGCGTAATCGTCGCGCCGTTGACATGATTTTGGCGCAGGATCATTGA
- a CDS encoding DUF6416 domain-containing protein, with protein MQRAAVFWAELAPQARQVLEYLARNPGRRIHCTELADKALDGPNESDPARRVAGVLSGMSKGHSNSGRRLPFYWWEAPEGSAGATYAVRPSVAAVFLAARLGE; from the coding sequence TTGCAGCGCGCCGCAGTGTTCTGGGCTGAACTCGCACCGCAGGCCCGGCAGGTGCTCGAGTACTTGGCGCGCAACCCTGGCCGGCGGATCCACTGCACGGAGCTGGCGGACAAGGCCCTGGACGGGCCGAACGAGAGTGATCCGGCGCGGCGCGTGGCAGGGGTGCTGTCCGGGATGAGCAAGGGACACAGCAACAGTGGGCGGCGGCTTCCGTTCTACTGGTGGGAGGCACCCGAGGGGAGCGCGGGCGCGACGTACGCAGTCCGCCCCTCGGTGGCAGCGGTGTTCCTGGCCGCTCGGCTCGGCGAGTGA
- a CDS encoding S1 domain-containing protein, whose product MDEYAWPTGPEVPAADAVRSNWAATVAALPVGTRITGEVVGRQRFGVFIRIDGVPNARALAEITAMPHGMDLPALGASVSGEVIWHAAHNHQVKVRLDEWAAADK is encoded by the coding sequence ATGGATGAGTACGCCTGGCCCACGGGTCCTGAAGTGCCGGCCGCTGATGCGGTCCGGTCGAACTGGGCGGCAACCGTCGCGGCCCTGCCTGTAGGAACCCGGATCACCGGCGAGGTCGTCGGGCGCCAGCGCTTCGGGGTCTTCATACGTATTGACGGCGTGCCGAACGCCAGAGCGCTGGCGGAGATCACGGCCATGCCGCACGGGATGGACCTCCCGGCCCTCGGGGCCTCCGTCAGCGGGGAGGTCATCTGGCACGCCGCCCACAACCACCAGGTCAAGGTCCGGCTCGATGAGTGGGCGGCAGCCGACAAGTGA